In Macadamia integrifolia cultivar HAES 741 chromosome 13, SCU_Mint_v3, whole genome shotgun sequence, one DNA window encodes the following:
- the LOC122058963 gene encoding pentatricopeptide repeat-containing protein At3g62890-like, which translates to MLQSTVVPNKFTFTFLLKATNRISAPHQGLHLHCHLIKFGFGADPFLQSSLIGIYANAGLVKIAQQMFDKIPYRDIVSWTSLVSAYAKCGLPDDARRVFDEMPERNAVSWAAVVSAYSQSGRHKEALLVFRNMRSAGVEPTEATLISVLASAAQLGALEEGKWVHGYIDYNGIYLTASLGTALLNMYAKCGCIDDAIQIFAGMPLRDSLAWTAMISALAMHGKGEKALALFDEMLRLGLQPDHVTFVGVLSACSHAGLIEEGLYHFKYMKKVFRISPEVEHYGCMVDILGRGGHIEEAWHLVRTMPMEPDNLVLKSLLSACASYGRVELAEWAAKKLIQLDPNSGSPYVLLANAYASVGRWADAGRVRKMMREQGVTKTPGCSLIEIDGVIHQFVAGENEEHSQIREVKSLLHGMSKLFRLSCNAPTLDA; encoded by the coding sequence ATGCTCCAGTCCACCGTTGTTCCAAACAAATTCACATTCACTTTCCTTCTCAAAGCCACCAACAGGATCTCAGCGCCTCATCAAGGGCTTCACCTACATTGTCATCTCATCAAATTCGGCTTCGGTGCCGACCCTTTTCTTCAAAGTTCTCTTATTGGCATATACGCCAATGCAGGTCTGGTTAAAATCGCTCAACAAATGTTCGATAAAATTCCTTACAGGGACATAGTGTCATGGACCTCTCTTGTCTCGGCTTATGCCAAGTGTGGGCTTCCTGATGATGCACGGCGAGTATTCGATGAAATGCCTGAACGAAATGCTGTGTCTTGGGCAGCCGTTGTCTCGGCCTATTCTCAAAGTGGTCGTCACAAGGAAGCATTATTAGTGTTCCGTAATATGCGTAGTGCTGGAGTTGAACCTACTGAGGCTACACTTATCTCTGTCCTCGCATCTGCAGCCCAGCTTGGTGCTCTTGAAGAAGGGAAGTGGGTGCATGGCTACATTGACTACAATGGAATTTATTTGACTGCCAGTCTTGGCACTGCACTGCTTAATATGTACGCTAAATGCGGTTGTATCGATGACGCGATTCAAATTTTTGCGGGCATGCCTTTGCGGGATTCTCTTGCTTGGACTGCAATGATTTCAGCACTTGCCATGCatggaaaaggagagaaagcaCTTGCTCTGTTTGATGAAATGCTCAGACTAGGATTGCAACCTGACCATGTCACCTTCGTCGGTGTTCTAAGTGCATGTAGTCATGCTGGGTTGATTGAAGAGGGTCTTTATCATTTTAAGTATATGAAGAAAGTGTTTAGGATTTCCCCAGAAGTGGAGCACTATGGGTGCATGGTTGACATTCTTGGGCGAGGTGGGCACATTGAGGAGGCATGGCATTTAGTCCGGACCATGCCCATGGAACCTGACAATCTGGTTCTCAAGAGTCTTCTTAGTGCTTGTGCTAGCTATGGTAGGGTGGAGCTTGCAGAATGGGCTGCTAAGAAGCTTATCCAGTTAGACCCAAATAGTGGTTCTCCCTATGTGCTGCTAGCAAATGCCTACGCAAGCGTCGGTAGATGGGCTGATGCCGGTAGAGTGCGAAAGATGATGAGAGAACAAGGCGTCACAAAAACACCGGGGTGTAGTTTGATCGAGATAGATGGTGTTATTCACCAGTTTGTGGCTggagaaaatgaagaacactCACAAATTAGGGAAGTTAAGTCTTTGTTGCATGGAATGAGCAAGCTTTTTAGATTAAGTTGTAATGCACCAACTTTAGATGCATAA
- the LOC122060015 gene encoding probable calcium-binding protein CML16, translated as MSSTTNQANQRKQLREIFARFDMDSDGSLTLLELAALLRSLGIKPTGDQIHNLLANMDSNGNGSVEFEELVNAILVPDQMEQQEEEILINQEQLLEVFRTFDRDGNGYITPAELAGSMAKMGHPLTYRELTEMMREADSNGDGVISFNEFATLMAKSATDFLGLTSSFF; from the coding sequence ATGAGTTCTACAACAAATCAAGCCAATCAACGGAAACAGCTGAGAGAAATTTTTGCCCGGTTCGACATGGATTCCGATGGCAGCCTTACACTCCTTGAGCTCGCAGCACTTCTACGGTCTCTTGGAATCAAGCCAACGGGGGACCAGATTCATAACTTGTTAGCTAACATGGATTCTAATGGGAATGGGTCAGTGGAATTTGAAGAATTGGTCAATGCAATATTGGTCCCAGATCAGATGGAGCAGCAGGAGGAGGAGATATTGATCAACCAGGAGCAACTCTTAGAGGTATTTCGAACTTTTGATCGCGACGGCAATGGATATATAACTCCGGCGGAGCTCGCCGGCTCAATGGCTAAGATGGGTCACCCTTTAACTTATAGAGAGCTCACAGAGATGATGCGAGAAGCTGATAGTAATGGTGATGGTGTCATCAGCTTCAATGAATTTGCCACCTTAATGGCTAAATCAGCCACTGATTTCCTTGGCCTCACCAGCTCTTTCTTTTAG
- the LOC122058710 gene encoding putative phospholipid-transporting ATPase 9, giving the protein MAGGRTRRKLHFRKIYAFSCGKSSLRDDLSQIGGPGFSRVVYCNDPENYEAKALNYGDNYVRTTKYTLATFFPKALFEQFRRVANVYFLIVGCLAFTPLSPYSAVSSIVPLVIVIGASMAKEALEDWRRKKQDIEVNNRKVKVHRHDGSFDDMEWRNLRVGDIVKVEKDGFFPADLLLLSSSYEDAICYVETMNLDGETNLKVKQALEVTSGLHEDVNFSHFNASVKCEDPNANLYTFVGTMELEEQQYPLSPQQLLLRDSKLRNTDYIYGAVVFTGNDTKVMQNSMEPPSKRSNIERTMDKLIYFLFCMLVLISLIGSIFFGIATRDDLENGRMKRWYLRPDDTTSLFDPNNAPIAAILHFLTALMLYSYIIPISLYVSIEIVKVLQSIFINHDLHMYCEEADKPAHARTSNLNEELGQVDTILSDKTGTLTCNSMEFIKCSIAGTAYGRGITEVERAMAKRKGSPLVHEEISDEGYVENSADTIPTVKGFNFKDERVMNGKWIAEPRSDVIQKFLRLLAICHTAIPEVDDETGNISYEAESPDEAAFVIAARELGFEFYQRTQTSILLHELDPVTKMQVERSYQLLNVLEFDSTRKRMSVIVRNEEGQLLLLCKGADSVMFERLAKKGREFELKTQEHMNEYADAGLRTLVLAYRELSEEEYKEFNEEFTEAKNLVSVDRDAKIEEVVEKIEKDLILLGATAVEDKLQHGVPECIDKLAQAGIKIWVLTGDKMETAINIGFACSLLRQGMKQIIINLETPGIKALEKEGDKSAIAKASKASVVHQIAEGKAQVSASSGSSDAFALIIDGKSLAYALEDDVKNDFLELAIGCASVICCRSSPKQKALVTRLVKVGTGKTTLAIGDGANDVGMLQEADIGVGISGVEGMQAVMSSDFAIAQFQYLERLLLVHGHWCYRRISSMICYFFYKNITFGVTLFLFEAYASFSGQAAYNDWFMSFYNVFFTSLPVIALGVFDQDVSARFCLKFPLLYQEGVQNVLFSWIRILSWMLNGVGSGIIIFFFCTKALEIQAFRQGGEVVGLEILGATMYTCVVWVVNCQMALSVSFFTLIQHIFIWGGIILWYLFLLAYGAMSPTYSTTAYQVFVEACAPAPSYWLVTLFVVISSLVPYITFSAIQVRFFPMYHAMIQWIRLDGQSDDPEYCHMVRQRSIRPTTVGFTARVEAKARHLREKRHHRT; this is encoded by the exons ATGGCTGGAGGTAGAACAAGAAGGAAGCTGCATTTCAGGAAGATCTATGCCTTTTCATGTGGGAAATCATCTCTCAGGGATGACCTTTCACAGATTGGTGGACCAGGGTTTTCAAGGGTGGTTTACTGCAATGACCCAGAAAACTATGAAGCCAAAGCCCTCAATTATGGAGACAATTACGTGAGAACTACCAAGTATACGCTTGCCACTTTCTTTCCCAAAGCCTTGTTTGAGCAGTTCAGGAGAGTTGCTAACGTATACTTCCTTATTGTTGGTTGCTTGGCCTTCACACCTCTTTCTCCTTACTCAGCTGTCAGTTCCATTGTCCCTCTTGTTATTGTGATTGGGGCTAGTATGGCTAAAGAAGCCCTTGAAGATTGGAGGCGAAAGAAGCAG GATATTGAGGTGAACAATCGAAAGGTTAAGGTGCATCGTCACGATGGTAGTTTTGATGATATGGAATGGAGGAACCTGAGAGTCGGAGATATAGTGAAGGTAGAGAAGGATGGTTTCTTCCCTGCTGACCTGCTGTTGCTTTCATCCAGTTATGAGGATGCAATCTGCTATGTTGAGACCATGAACCTTGATGGGGAGACAAATCTCAAAGTGAAACAAGCACTAGAGGTAACTTCAGGTCTACATGAAGATGTTAACTTCAGTCATTTCAATGCTTCAGTTAAATGTGAAGACCCCAACGCAAACTTGTACACTTTTGTTGGAACTATGGAACTTGAAGAGCAACAATATCCCCTTTCACCTCAGCAACTTCTCCTTAGGGACTCAAAGCTGCGGAATACAGACTATATCTATGGGGCTGTTGTTTTCACAGGCAATGACACAAAAGTTATGCAGAATTCCATGGAACCACCATCAAAGAGAAGTAACATTGAGAGGACAATGGATAAACTTATCTACTTCTTGTTTTGTATGTTGGTTTTGATCTCTCTCATTGGATCTATCTTTTTTGGGATTGCAACTAGAGATGACCTTGAAAATGGCAGGATGAAGAGGTGGTATCTTAGACCGGATGACACCACAAGTTTATTTGATCCGAATAATGCACCCATTGCAGCAATTTTGCATTTCTTAACTGCCCTGATGTTGTATAGCTACATCATCCCCATCTCCTTGTATGTGTCCATAGAAATTGTCAAAGTTCTGCAgagcatcttcatcaatcatgaCCTGCACATGTATTGTGAGGAAGCTGATAAGCCAGCACATGCCCGCACCTCGAACTTGAATGAGGAACTTGGCCAAGTAGACACTATTCTTTCAGACAAGACAGGAACTCTGACTTGCAATTCAATGGAATTCATAAAGTGTTCGATAGCTGGGACAGCTTATGGGCGCGGGATCACAGAGGTTGAAAGGGCTATGGCTAAGAGAAAAGGTTCACCATTGGTTCATGAGGAGATATCTGATGAGGGCTATGTTGAGAATTCTGCTGATACAATACCAACTGTTAAAGGCTTCAATTTTAAGGATGAAAGAGTCATGAATGGAAAATGGATTGCTGAGCCTCGCTCAGATGTCATCCAAAAATTCCTTCGGTTATTGGCAATCTGTCATACAGCCATACCCGAAGTGGATGATGAGACTGGGAATATCTCATATGAGGCAGAGTCCCCAGATGAGGCAGCCTTTGTGATTGCAGCAAGAGAACTTGGCTTTGAATTTTACCAGAGGACACAAACAAGCATCTTACTGCACGAGTTGGATCCTGTGACTAAAATGCAAGTTGAAAG gtcatatcagcttctgaATGTCTTAGAGTTCGACAGTACAAGAAAGCGGATGTCTGTCATAGTAAGGAACGAAGAGGGGCAGCTATTACTACTCTGTAAGGGTGCTGACAG TGTCATGTTTGAAAGGCTTGCAAAGAAGGGGAGGGAGTTTGAACTGAAGACTCAGGAGCATATGAATGAGTATGCTGATGCAGGCTTGAGAACCTTGGTGCTTGCTTATCGCGAACTCAGTGAGGAGGAATACAAAGAGTTTAATGAGGAATTCACCGAGGCCAAGAACTTGGTTAGTGTAGATCGGGATGCAAAGATTGAAGAAGTGgtagagaagatagagaaggaTTTGATTCTTCTTGGTGCTACTGCTGTTGAGGACAAATTGCAACATGGG GTTCCAGAGTGCATTGATAAACTTGCACAAGCCGGAATCAAAATATGGGTTTTGACTGGAGATAAAATGGAGACTGCTATTAATATTGG TTTTGCTTGTAGTCTACTTAGACAAGGAATGAAACAAATAATTATCAACTTGGAGACACCGGGAATCAAAGCACTAGAAAAAGAGGGAGACAAGTCTGCCATTGCCAAG GCATCAAAGGCAAGTGTTGTCCATCAGATAGCTGAAGGGAAAGCACAGGTCTCTGCATCAAGTGGAAGCTCTGATGCATTTGCTTTGATCATCGATGGGAAATCGCTTGCATATGCTCTAGAGGATGATGTCAAGAACGATTTTCTAGAGCTGGCGATTGGCTGTGCATCTGTTATCTGTTGCCGTTCATCACCAAAACAGAAAGCACTG gttACAAGATTGGTTAAAGTTGGGACTGGTAAGACAACATTAGCGATTGGTGATGGGGCCAATGACGTTGGAATGCTTCAAGAAGCAGATATTGGAGTTGGCATTAGTGGTGTTGAAGGCATGCAG GCAGTCATGTCGAGTGACTTTGCTATTGCTCAGTTTCAATATCTTGAGCGTTTGCTACTTGTGCATGGCCACTGGTGTTACAGAAGGATCTCATCAATG ATATGCTACTTCTTCTACAAGAACATCACGTTTGGCGTTACTCTCTTCTTGTTTGAGGCATATGCGTCATTCTCCGGGCAAGCGGCTTATAATGATTGGTTTATGTCATTTTATAATGTGTTCTTCACATCACTTCCGGTGATTGCTCTCGGTGTGTTTGACCAGGATGTCTCTGCTCGGTTCTGTCTCAAG TTCCCTCTATTGTACCAAGAAGGTGTGCAGAATGTTCTCTTCAGCTGGATTCGAATATTGAGCTGGATGCTCAATGGGGTTGGCAGTGgtataatcatttttttcttctgcaCAAAGGCACTGGAGATCCAGGCTTTCCGTCAGGGAGGCGAGGTTGTTGGGTTGGAGATCTTGGGGGCAACCATGTATACATGTGTTGTATGGGTTGTGAATTGCCAGATGGCACTCTCTGTTAGTTTCTTCACCTTGATACAACATATCTTCATCTGGGGTGGAATCATACTTTGGTACCTTTTCCTTTTGGCCTATGGTGCTATGTCACCTACATATTCGACCACTGCCTACCAGGTATTCGTTGAGGCCTGTGCTCCAGCACCCTCGTACTGGCTTGTTACACTGTTTGTGGTAATCTCCAGTCTTGTCCCCTACATCACATTCTCAGCCATCCAGGTGCGCTTCTTTCCCATGTATCATGCGATGATACAATGGATAAGACTAGATGGACAATCAGATGATCCTGAGTACTGCCACATGGTGCGGCAGAGATCAATTCGGCCCACCACAGTAGGTTTCACGGCCAGGGTAGAAGCTAAAGCTAGACATTTGAGAGAGAAACGCCATCACAGGACGTAA